A genome region from Gadus chalcogrammus isolate NIFS_2021 chromosome 7, NIFS_Gcha_1.0, whole genome shotgun sequence includes the following:
- the LOC130385486 gene encoding uncharacterized protein LOC130385486 — translation MRTHLSKLQTDFNQFFHDIEEKSEQLDWVRNPFRGTESSSSLPARLQENLVDLSFDLRVEAFASLSACLQHDAVATWAHLDPVLRNIRVKYPDAKHIHFISDGPTSQYRNRTFFYLASTVPFIHGFQWVTWNYTEASHGKGAPDGVGGALKNLADRIVSYGTSIPDADALYEQLERNSSVTLYKVSEEKIKESSELVPPHLKAVPGTMKIHQLTSTKPGVINTRPVSCFCDKDCQCFQPTCHAFSEGGEEGPDSIEEPDSTEATIEVGQWVLVEYDGDLFPGTVKQIADDQYEVDTMTRVGENRFYVPSIRFPGEMVWYYRQDIRDIIPEPLPAISSARHFCILPDLWEKHKIRT, via the exons ATGAGAACACATCTCTCCAAACTCCAAACTGACTTCAACCAGTTCTTCCATGACATCGAAGAAAAGTCAGAGCAACTGGACTGGGTGAGGAACCCCTTCAGAGGGActgagagcagcagcagccttcctGCCAGACTGCAGGAAAACCTGGTGGATTTGTCCTTTGATC TAAGGGTGGAAGCCTTTGCttccctgtctgcctgcctacaACATGATGCTGTGGCAACATGGGCCCATCTTGATCCCGTGCTCAGAAACATCAGGGTGAAATATCCGGATGCAAAACACATCCACTTCATTTCAGATGGCCCAACATCACAGTACAGAAACCGTACCTTTTTCTATTTAGCCTCCACTGTGCCCTTCATCCATGGTTTCCAATGGGTGACCTGGAACTACACTGAGGCCTCACATGGCAAAGGTGCACCGGATGGAGTAGGTGGGGCCCTAAAAAACCTTGCCGACCGAATAGTTTCCTATGGGACCAGCATACCTGATGCGGATGCACTGTATGAGCAGCTGGAGAGAAATTCTTCCGTGACCCTGTACAAGGTGTCAGAGGAGAAAATCAAGGAAAGCTCTGAATTGGTGCCCCCACACCTGAAAGCTGTTCCCGGGACAATGAAAATACACCAA CTGACATCCACAAAACCTGGAGTCATAAACACAAGGCCAGTGTCCTGCTTTTGTGACAAAGATTGTCAGTGCTTTCAACCAACTTGCCACGCTTTctctgagggaggggaggagggccccGACAGCATCGAGGAACCTGACAGCACCGAGGCCACCATAGAGGTTGGACAGTGGGTCCTTGTTGAATATGACGGCGATTTGTTTCCTGGCACAGTCAAACAG attgCTGATGACCAGTATGAAGTGGACACCATGACGCGTGTAGGGGAAAACCGCTTCTATGTCCCAAGCATCAGATTTCCTGGAGAAATGGTCTGGTATTACCGCCAGGACATACGGGACATAATCCCAGAACCACTTCCTGCCATCTCCTCTGCCAGACATTTTTGCATTTTGCCTGATTTATGGGAAAAACACAAAATCCGCACATGA